The Armatimonadota bacterium genome window below encodes:
- a CDS encoding glutathionylspermidine synthase family protein has protein sequence MRRVQIQPRENWQATVEAQGLIFHTEADRPYWFESACYEFTESETDGLEIATNELHKMCIQAVEHVISHRRYAEFGIPAHAVPAIETTWETDPPSLYGRFDLVYDGNWPPKMLEYNADTPTSLLEAAVIQWKWLEEVSPSSDQFNSIWEGLVDEWAWMKENRKLNGVLVHFGHCGTIEDEMTVAVLRDTAQEAGIPGKALLMEELGFDNRRGRFIDLENIDIHTIFKLYPWEWMMNESFAQQCLQTMDRTQWIEPIWKMILSNKALLAILWELYPGSPYLVPAFLDSPRSLSQWVKKPLLGREGANVTISGLESSEGEYGTGGFVYQEYVPLPTFDGAHPVIGSWVVGTESRGIGIRETDNLITDNLARFVPHRIAS, from the coding sequence ATGAGAAGAGTTCAAATTCAGCCGCGTGAGAACTGGCAGGCCACGGTCGAAGCGCAAGGTCTGATATTCCATACCGAGGCAGACCGCCCCTACTGGTTCGAATCGGCTTGCTACGAGTTCACGGAGAGCGAAACCGACGGCTTAGAAATCGCCACCAACGAATTGCACAAGATGTGCATTCAGGCTGTCGAGCATGTCATTTCGCATCGTCGGTACGCTGAGTTTGGAATCCCCGCTCACGCGGTTCCCGCAATCGAGACGACCTGGGAAACCGATCCGCCCTCTCTCTACGGTAGATTCGACTTGGTTTATGACGGCAACTGGCCGCCAAAGATGCTCGAGTACAACGCGGACACGCCCACTTCCCTACTCGAGGCGGCGGTGATCCAGTGGAAGTGGCTCGAGGAAGTCTCCCCGAGTTCCGATCAGTTCAATTCGATTTGGGAAGGGCTCGTCGATGAATGGGCATGGATGAAGGAGAATCGCAAGCTCAACGGAGTCCTGGTTCACTTCGGCCATTGCGGCACGATTGAAGACGAGATGACGGTCGCCGTTCTGCGCGATACCGCGCAAGAAGCTGGAATCCCTGGCAAAGCCCTTTTGATGGAAGAACTCGGCTTCGATAACCGCCGAGGACGGTTCATCGACCTCGAAAACATCGACATCCATACCATCTTCAAGCTCTACCCCTGGGAGTGGATGATGAACGAGAGTTTCGCCCAGCAGTGCCTACAAACGATGGATCGAACCCAATGGATCGAGCCCATCTGGAAGATGATCTTATCGAACAAGGCGCTCCTTGCGATTCTTTGGGAGCTTTATCCGGGTTCGCCGTATCTCGTTCCAGCGTTTTTGGATTCGCCCCGGTCTCTGTCGCAGTGGGTGAAGAAGCCGCTGTTGGGCCGCGAAGGGGCGAACGTGACGATCAGCGGATTGGAGTCATCTGAGGGCGAATACGGAACTGGCGGCTTCGTGTATCAGGAGTACGTTCCCTTGCCCACGTTCGATGGCGCGCACCCGGTGATAGGGAGTTGGGTGGTTGGGACCGAGTCGCGGGGCATCGGCATTCGCGAGACGGACAATCTGATCACTGACAATCTTGCTAGGTTTGTGCCTCATCGAATTGCTAGCTAG